From a region of the Chloroflexota bacterium genome:
- a CDS encoding YjfA family protein yields the protein MKLFSRLVMIVLLIGTILVKAPTPTYAVTCSGSGCTGLDAHATGCNEGSIALPQTLFLNGIVRLHYSPTCQTYWAKVVAQPQGEKFFLKAYIEHAGFGTFSLTAPMELRGNLRSTMYFYPVAPGIMQVLRACGFVSKQFNSTVGTGACSNYY from the coding sequence ATGAAGCTGTTTTCACGTTTGGTCATGATCGTGTTGCTTATTGGTACGATATTGGTTAAGGCTCCAACTCCAACCTATGCTGTAACATGTTCTGGGTCTGGATGCACGGGGCTAGATGCTCATGCCACAGGTTGTAATGAAGGATCAATCGCATTACCTCAAACTTTATTTTTAAATGGGATTGTCAGGTTGCACTATTCACCCACATGCCAAACCTATTGGGCAAAAGTAGTTGCCCAACCCCAAGGTGAAAAATTCTTTCTCAAAGCCTATATCGAACATGCAGGGTTTGGCACATTTAGCCTGACTGCCCCAATGGAACTTCGCGGAAATCTCCGATCAACCATGTATTTCTACCCAGTTGCTCCGGGCATAATGCAGGTGCTCCGAGCATGCGGATTTGTCTCCAAACAATTTAATAGTACAGTTGGTACTGGTGCTTGTAGCAACTATTATTAG
- a CDS encoding TetR/AcrR family transcriptional regulator: MNEPKVGRPRAFDRDEALFQALVVFWRLGYEGASLSDLTEAMGINRPSLYAAFGNKESLFREVLERYHELSMPSIKAALDHPDIYTAFEQLLHINVKQITNPTVPAGCLLIRGVPVCNEATGSIYQDVVNQRVAQEVLIRERLEQARQAGQLADTIDPFDMARCVMAFSNGLSIQSVNGATYAELERAAKLFLRGLRGLLV; this comes from the coding sequence GTGAATGAACCAAAAGTTGGGCGGCCCCGCGCCTTTGATCGTGATGAGGCCTTATTTCAAGCATTGGTGGTATTTTGGCGTTTGGGCTATGAAGGCGCTTCGCTGAGCGATTTAACTGAGGCGATGGGGATTAATCGGCCTAGTTTATATGCTGCATTTGGCAATAAAGAGAGCCTATTTCGTGAGGTCTTAGAGCGCTATCATGAGTTGAGCATGCCATCGATTAAAGCTGCGCTCGATCATCCAGATATTTATACGGCATTTGAGCAACTGCTCCATATCAATGTTAAACAGATTACTAACCCAACCGTACCTGCTGGCTGTTTATTGATTCGTGGTGTGCCAGTTTGTAATGAGGCGACTGGATCGATTTATCAAGATGTGGTTAATCAACGCGTTGCTCAAGAAGTATTGATTCGTGAGCGATTGGAGCAGGCTCGTCAAGCAGGGCAGTTAGCCGATACAATTGATCCTTTCGATATGGCTCGCTGTGTTATGGCCTTTTCCAATGGTTTATCGATTCAAAGCGTAAATGGGGCAACCTATGCTGAGCTAGAACGAGCCGCTAAGCTGTTTTTGCGAGGGCTACGGGGATTGTTGGTATAG
- a CDS encoding peptidase encodes MYNVGWRALSYRDATRVDWLLGSDRPLLTHVWYPCDPAVPQMPMVIGPPDNPLFNAGDAAPDAPMLEGQFPLILLSHGTGGVAMQLGWLARVLAAHGYIVAGVNHHGNTGLEPYVVEGFTRVWERPRDLSAVLDRLLDDPHFGSAIDQSRIGAAGFSLGGYTILALGGARLDLATLVAAYADAGRPLTSIAPPEFPDADAVARQLEAFAAHAEHRQSYRDERVRAGFVLAPALGEAFTPDGLAAVDIPVMIIAGAADTNTPPTVNAQRYAMHIKDAALTLLEGSVGHYVFLAECTEAGCQLMPELCLDASGVDRKAIQQQASALALSFFDRHLI; translated from the coding sequence ATGTACAATGTTGGCTGGCGGGCATTGTCATATCGCGATGCTACCCGCGTGGATTGGCTTTTGGGTAGTGATCGTCCGCTGTTGACCCATGTCTGGTATCCGTGTGATCCTGCTGTACCGCAGATGCCCATGGTGATCGGCCCACCGGATAATCCGCTCTTTAATGCTGGTGATGCCGCACCCGATGCTCCTATGCTAGAAGGTCAATTTCCGCTTATCTTGCTCTCCCACGGAACGGGCGGGGTTGCCATGCAACTTGGTTGGCTTGCTCGCGTGCTAGCAGCTCATGGATACATCGTTGCTGGTGTCAATCACCACGGGAATACAGGCCTTGAACCGTATGTGGTTGAAGGCTTTACACGAGTTTGGGAACGTCCGCGTGACCTGAGTGCAGTCCTTGATCGGCTGCTCGATGACCCACACTTTGGTTCGGCTATTGACCAATCACGAATTGGCGCAGCAGGGTTTTCCCTTGGTGGCTACACCATATTAGCGCTTGGTGGTGCTCGGCTCGACTTAGCCACGCTTGTGGCTGCCTATGCCGATGCGGGTCGGCCTTTGACTTCAATTGCTCCCCCCGAATTTCCTGATGCAGATGCGGTGGCTCGGCAGCTTGAAGCGTTTGCGGCACACGCTGAACATCGTCAATCGTATCGCGATGAGCGTGTTCGCGCTGGTTTTGTTTTGGCACCAGCGCTTGGCGAAGCATTTACGCCCGATGGACTGGCGGCGGTGGATATTCCTGTAATGATTATCGCCGGAGCAGCGGATACGAATACCCCACCCACTGTTAATGCCCAGCGATATGCTATGCACATCAAGGATGCGGCATTAACGTTGCTCGAAGGGTCGGTTGGGCATTATGTATTCTTGGCTGAATGCACTGAGGCAGGGTGTCAACTCATGCCAGAACTGTGTCTTGATGCGTCAGGGGTTGATCGGAAAGCGATTCAGCAGCAGGCGAGTGCATTGGCGCTGAGCTTCTTTGATCGTCATCTCATCTAA